A window of Notolabrus celidotus isolate fNotCel1 chromosome 11, fNotCel1.pri, whole genome shotgun sequence contains these coding sequences:
- the dhh gene encoding desert hedgehog protein: MKQSWWARLAQLGLLAVWTCIWLVQGCGPGPGYGIRPRSRKLTAMHYKQFFPNFSENNLGASGRAEGKITRNSERFNELVCNYNPDIVFKDEENTNADRFMTKRCKDCLNRLAIAVMNQWPGVHLRVTEAWDEDGHHPTGSLHYEGRAVDITTDDRETEKYGLLAQLAVEAGFDWVHYESKYHIHCSVKADHSVAVEKGGCFPGWAQVTIAGGVQKSLFSVAPGDKVMALSGMGQVVFSPVLLFLHRDHESWSTFLSLETEDGHRLTLTPHHLVFLNSHCRLDRNEYQAQFASRAKIGGCVLIHTAEGQVRPSRIVSVSVVESVGVYAPLTEAGTVFVDGVLASSYALMEDHRLAHWAFGSVRLLSSFNWLLWGETIQQQQSTDNEADYTKTLLHCSTLDTKDKTGIHNGILNKRDNMSEPLRMQIKEKHSLQRQTHVHWYARLLYAFGCIFLDVFHP, encoded by the exons ATGAAGCAGTCCTGGTGGGCCCGCCTGGCACAGCTTGGCCTGCTCGCTGTGTGGACCTGCATATGGCTGGTCCAGGGATGCGGACCAGGTCCAGGGTATGGCATCCGGCCCAGATCCAGGAAGCTCACGGCTATGCACTACAAGCAGTTCTTCCCCAACTTCTCTGAAAACAACCTGGGTGCCAGCGGGAGAGCAGAGGGCAAGATCACACGCAACTCGGAGCGCTTCAATGAGCTGGTGTGCAACTATAATCCAGACATTGTGTTCAAGGATGAGGAGAACACCAATGCAGATCGCTTCATGACCAAG CGATGTAAGGACTGTTTGAATAGGCTGGCTATAGCAGTGATGAACCAGTGGCCTGGGGTGCACCTGCGTGTGACAGAGGCCTGGGACGAGGACGGTCACCACCCCACTGGGTCTCTGCACTATGAAGGCCGGGCGGTGGATATAACCACagatgacagagagacagagaaatacGGTCTTCTGGCACAGCTGGCTGTGGAGGCTGGCTTTGACTGGGTGCACTATGAGTCTAAATATCACATCCACTGCTCAGTAAAAGCTG ATCACTCCGTAGCTGTGGAGAAGGGTGGCTGTTTCCCTGGCTGGGCCCAGGTGACCATCGCTGGTGGAGTGCAAAAGAGCCTGTTTTCAGTGGCTCCTGGGGACAAAGTCATGGCCTTGTCTGGGATGGGCCAAGTCGTGTTTAGTCCAGTCCTCTTGTTTCTGCACCGGGACCATGAAAGCTGGTCCACTTTTCTGTCTCTGGAGACAGAAGATGGCCATAGACTGACACTCACTCCTCACCATTTGGTCTTTTTAAACAGCCACTGCAGACTGGACAGGAATGAGTACCAGGCTCAGTTTGCAAGCAGAGCCAAAATAGGAGGCTGTGTTCTCATCCACACAGCCGAGGGTCAAGTACGTCCATCTCGAATCGTCTCAGTGTCAGTAGTGGAGAGTGTGGGAGTGTATGCACCCTTGACAGAAGCTGGGACTGTGTTTGTTGATGGAGTGCTGGCATCCAGTTATGCACTGATGGAGGACCACAGACTTGCTCACTGGGCATTTGGGTCTGTGCGACTCCTCTCTTCATTCAACTGGCTCCTCTGGGGGGAGACAatacaacaacagcagagcacAGACAATGAAGCAGATTACACCAAGACTCTATTGCATTGTAGCACTTTGGACACAAAGGACAAAACAGGTATCCATAATGGCATTCTTAACAAGAGAGACAATATGAGTGAACCTCTAAGGATGCAAATAAAAGAGAAGCACTCTTTGCAAAGACAGACACATGTGCACTGGTATGCTAGATTACTGTATGCCTTTGGATGCATCTTTTTAGATGTATTTCATCCTTAA